The DNA region CGAGTTGATCGCCCTGGGCGTGGGCGACCCCCGAGCGAGGCCGGTTGCTCGACGGGACCGGCTGCCCGATGGAGCCGGCAGCCGGGTGGGCTCCGCCCGTCAGTACGTCGTACCGGCGGAGCCCACCCGGCGCCCGTCAGCGGTTCATCAACGCGAAGACGCCCCAGCCCAGGTACTCACGCTGGTACCGGACGTGCCGTACGGGTCCGGTGGCGAGGTCCTCGCGCATCTCGTCCGCCATCTCGTCGTCGGGATGCGCGTCCAGCCAGCGCCGGGTGTTGAGCCACTGCGCCGCCACATACCGGTCCCAGCTGTCCTGGTCGGCGAGGACCATCTCCACCACGTCGCAGCCGAGCCGGCCGAAGAGTTCGAGCAGCTCGGGGAGCGGGTGGAAGTCGTCCTTCGTGGTGGCGTGGCAGCCCTCGACGGTGGCCTGGTCCTGGGGCTCCCGGCGCCAGTACGGCTCGCCGATCAGCATGATCCCGCCCGGCGCCAGGCTCCGGCGGAGCAGTTCGACGGTGCCGGCCGCCCCGTCACCGATCCAGGTGGCGCCGAGGCATGCCGCGACGCCGACGGGTTCGTCGGCGACATGGCCGGTCGCGTCCCCGTGCCGGAAGGCGACCCGGTCGGTGACCCCGAGCTCCGTCGCCCGGGCATGCGCCGCGGCGAGGAACTCGGTGCTGATGTCCACTCCGGTGCCGGTCACCTGGTGGTCGCGCGCCCAGGTGCACAGCATCTCGCCGCTGCCGCAGGCGAGGTCGAGCACGCTCGTCCCAGGAGCCAGGTCGAGGGCCCGGCCGAGCGTGGCCAGCTTCTCGCTGGTGAACGGGTTGTGAATGCGGTGTCCGCTCTCGCGGATGGTGAAGCTACGTGGAAGATCCACTTCTGGGATTCCTTCGGTCCGAGGAGGTCGTGGTGGCTGAAGTACGCAGCCCGTCGTACGCGGCCGCGCTCGTCAGGACCGTCATCTCCCGCACCTCATTCGGTAGGCACACCATCACTCGGACCGGGCGAGGCTAGATCTGCTCGTCCGGCCCTGTCCAACGGTTTTTTGCCGCGTCGGCAACAAAGGCCGGGCAATCAGATGACAATGAAAATGATTGTCGATAGCGTGTGCGTCGGTCACGCCGTCCGCGCCCCGCCATGGGGCGCCCCTGGCGTGCCCGGAATCTCAACCAGCGTGCGCGAAAGGGGAGTTGTGGCTCATCTGTTGGTGGTCGAGAGCTGGGTCGGGTCGATGAGCAGACTGCTGCCACGGGCGGTCCGGGAGGGCGGGCACGAGTTCACGTTCCTCACCCGCGATCTGCACCACTACCTGCGCTCCGCCCCGGAGGGCACGGCCCACCCCCTGCTCGCGGCCCGCAATGTGCTGACCGCCGACACGAACGACGTCGACACCCTGCTCCCGGAGGCCGAGCGCCTGCACGGGGCTCTCGGCTTCGACGGGGTGGTCACGTCCTGCGACTACTACCTGCCGACCGTGGCACGCATCGCCGCCCGGCTGGAGCTCCCCGGTCCCACGCCGGAATCGGTGGAGAACGCCTGCCGCAAGGACACGACCCGCCGCGTCCTGGGCGAGGCCGGCGTCCCCGGCCCGCGGTTCGCCGTCTGCGCCGACCGGGCCGAGGCGGAGGAGGCCGCGCGGGAGCTCGGCTTCCCGCTGGTGGTCAAGCCGGTCGACCTGTGCGCGGGCATGTACGTACGGCGCGTGGACGACGAGCGCGAGCTGTCGGACGCCTGCCGGGCCATCGCGGACTTCCCGGTGAACGCGCGCGGCCAGATCCGGGCGCCCGTCCTCCTCCTCGAAGAACTCCTCGACGGGCCCGAGGTCAGCGTGGAGACCGTGTCGTTCGACGGTTCGACCCATGTGGTGGGCGTGACCGACAAGAGCGTCGGCGGAGCGCCCGCGTTCATCGAGACGGGCCATATGTTCCCGGCCGCGCTCGCGCCCGGTGACACGGAGGCCGCCCAGGACACCGCGGTGCTGGCGATCAAGGCGCTCGGCCTCGACTCCGTGGTCGCCCACACCGAGATCAAGCTGACCGCCGCCGGTCCGCGGGTCGTCGAGGTCAATCCCCGTCCGGCCGGAAACCGCATCACCGAGCTGATCCGGCACGTCACCGGACTCGACCTGGCCGCGGCCTGCGTGGAGGTCGCTCTCGGCCGCGCTCCCGACCTGCGGCGGAGCGAGACGGGGCTGCGCAGCGCGGCCGTCGGCTTCCTGGTGCCGGACGCCACGGGGACACTGGAGGCGATCGACGGCTGCGATCAAGTGCGCGGCGCGCAGGGTGTGCTGGAGGTCCAGTTCGCCGAGCCGGGGCGGGCGGTCAAGGCCGCGGGCAGCAACAACGAGTACCTCGGTCATGTGATGGCGGGTGACGCGGAGGGGCTCGGTGCACGGGCCCGTGTCGAGTCGCTGCTGTCCGGGCTGCGGCCGCGGGTGAACACCCGATGAGCGCGACGACCGGCACCGGGGCATCGGCCCCCGCCGTCCAGGAGAGGGCGGGGAGAGCGGCCGCCCCATCCGCCACCGGACCCGCGACCTCGTACGACACGACACCCCCGGCCGGGCTCGACGCCACACCCCCGGCCTCGTACGACGACCTGGCCGGTCGCGTCCTGGCCGGCCGGCTCGGTCCGGACCCCCGCACCCTGCGCATCGCCGTGGCGTTCACCACCAGCCAGGTCGTACGTCATGACGGGCGCCGCGGCGGATACCGAAACGAGGTGCTCAGCCTGCGCCTCGACCGGGCCGTCGGCTCGTGTGCGGTCGAACCGGGGGCGCTGTCCGAAGACGCGGTGGACGACTGTGCCGGCGCGGACGTGGCGCGGCTGCTGGAGCATCCGCTGACGCCGGTCAGGGTGGCGGCTCTGGACGCGTATCTGATGCATGTCACCCCGCACACGCCGGAGAACGGGGCACTCCCCCGGACGCTGCCCGCCGGGAGTTCCCTGGAGAAGTCCCGCGCTCGGGCGAAGGCCGTCGTCGAGCTGCTGGACGTCCGGCCGGGGCAGTCCGTGCTCGTCGTCGGCGTCGTCAACTCCCTGCTTGAGGCGCTCCGTTCACGAGGCGTCCCGTACATACCGTGCGATCTCAAGGGTGGCCGGACGGAGTGGGGCGAGCCGATCGCGACCGACGCGATCGCCGAACTCGACGCATGCGACGCCGTGTTGGCGTCCGGTATGACGCTCGGCAACGGGTCCTTCGAACCGTTGCGGGAGCATGCCCTGCGCTCCGGCAAGCAGTTGGTGATGTTCGCGCAGACGGGAAGCGCCGTCCTGCCGCGCTTCCTCGGCGCCGGAGTGAGTGCGGTGTGCGCGGAGCCGTACCCGTTCTTCTGGCTGGACGGCGGCCCCGGCGTCATCCACCGCTACGGGCACTGGTCCGGGCATCCGTCCGACCACCGGTCCGGACATCGCGACGGCTCCACGGAGGCCGCGCTGTGACGACGGCCGCGCTGCGCCCCCTCACCGCCAACCCCGATCTCCTCGCGCTCCTCGGCCGCACGCCGCTGGCCCGGGTGACCACCGATCTGCCCTGCCCCCAGCCCGGCTTCTGGGCCAAGCTCGAAGGGCTCGCCGCCGGTGGCATGAAGGCGCGGGCCGCCGTGTCCATGCTGCTCGGCGCCCGCGAACGGGGTGAACTGCGGCCCGGCGCACCGGTGGTGGAGTCCACCTCGGGGACGCTCGGAATCGGTCTCGCCTTCGCCGGGCAGGCACTCGGGCATCCCATCGTGCTGGTCGGCGACACCGAACTGGAACCGTCCATGCGGCAGTTGCTGCGCACCTACGGGGTCCGTCTCGAACTAGTCGACCGCCCGGCGGCCGTTGGCGGCTGGCAGGCCGCGCGGCTGGCCCGGCTGCGGGAGCTGCTCGCGGTGCTGCCGGACGCGTACTGGCCCGACCAGTACAACAACCCCGACAACATCGCCGGGTACGCCTCGCTCGCTGCCGAACTCGCCACCCAGCTCGACCACTTGGACGTACTGGTGTGCAGTGTCGGCACCGGCGGTCACAGTGCCGGGGTGGTGGGGCCGTTGCGCAGGCACTGGCCGGGGCTGCGCCTGATCGGTGTGGACGCCACCGGCTCCACCATCTTCGGCCAGCCCGCCCGGCCCCGCCTGATGCGCGGCCTCGGGAGCAGCATCCATCCGCGCAATGTGGCGTACGAGGCGTTCGACGAGGTGCACTGGGTCGGCCCGGCCGAGTCCGCGGACGCCTGTCGACGTCTCGCTCGCGGGAGTTTCGTCAGCGGCGGCTGGAGTACCGGAGCGGTGGCGCTCGTCTCGGCATGGGCCGCCCGCGTCCACCCCGGGGCCGTGGTCGCCACCGTCTTCCCCGACGGACCGCACCGCTATCTCGGCACGGTCTACGACGACGACTTCGCGGCCGCGCACGGCCTCGACCCGGCCGGCGCCGCCACCCGGCCCGTCGAGATCCCGCATCCGCGTGCCGTCGAGGCCACCGGCTGGGTCCGCTGCGCCACGGTCACCGACCCGCTGCACACCCCCTTGGAAGGGAGCCCGTGAAGGCCACCCTGCGCACCGTGCGGCTCGCGCTCGCCGAGCCGCTGCGCATATCCCGTTCGACGATGGCCGCCCGCGACGCCGTCTGGCTGACGGTCGAGCACGAGGGCCTGACCGGCCACGGCGAGGCCGTCACCAGCGTCTACTACGGCCTCGACACCGCGGAACTGGAACGGCAGTTGTACGAGGCCGGTCTGGATCTGGGCCGATTCGGCGACCCCGAGAACGCGCTGCGGGAACGGCCCGCGGGCGACCGGCCGCCGGCGGTGACCGCGGCCGTCGAGGCCGCGCTGCTCGACCTGTGCGGCAAGCGGTCCGGTGTCCCGGTGCACCGGCTGCTCGGCGCGAGGAGCGCTCCGAGCGCCCGGACCGCCCGCACCATCGGGATCGTCCCGGCCGAGCGCGCCGCCGCGCAGGCCCGCTCGCTCGCGGAGAGCGGCTTCACCGTCATCAAGGTCAAGGCGGGTGCCCCGGACCCCGAGGACGACCTCGACCGCATACGCGCCATAGCCTCCGCCGCGCCCCGGGCCCGGCTGCTCCTCGACCCCAACGGTGCCTGGACGTCCGCTCAGGCACTTCAACTTCTCCCCCGTTACGCCGAGTTGGGCGTCGAGGCCGTCGAACAGCCCCTTGCCCCCGGCGATCCGGAGGCGCTGGCGCGGCTGGCCGAGCGTTCACCGCTGCCCCTGATCGCCGACGAGGACGCCGTCACGTACGAGGACGTACGCCGTCTCGTGGGCCGGGTGCACGGCGTGAACGTCAAGCTCGCCAAGTGCGGTGGTCCGTACACGGCGCTGCGGATCGCCGAGTTGGTCGAGGGCAGCGGCACCGACCTGATGCTCGGCTGTCTCACCGCCAGCACCCTCGGCCTCGCGCCCTCCGTGCATCTCGCCGACCGCGCCCGCTGGGCCGACCTCGACGGGCATCTGCTGCTCGCCGACGACCCGTGGACCGGCATCGGGGGCACCGACGGTGTCGTACGGGCGAGTGATCTGCCCGGGCTCGGCGTACGGGAGAGGCAGGTGAGCCGTGAAGACGCTGCATGAGATACGCGGCTTCTCGCCCGCGATCCGGCTGCTCCTGGTCAACCAGCTGGGCGTCAACACCGGTTTCTATCTGCTCATCCCCTATCTGGCCACGCATCTGGGCGAGGACCTGGGCATGTCGGCGGCGGTCGTCGGGATCGTGCTCGGGGTGCGCAACCTCAGCCAGCAGGGGCTGTTCCTCATCGGCGGATCGGCCGCGGACCGGCTCGGGGCACGCGGCGTGATCATCGCCGGGTGTGCGGTGCGTACCGTCGGCTTCGCGCTGTTCGCGCTCGGGGACGGGCTCGCGGTGCTGCTCGCCGCGTCCGTGCTGAGCGGACTCGCGGGGGCGTTGTTCAACCCGGCCGTGCGGGCCTATCTCTCGCAGGAGGCCGGTGAGCGCAAGGCCGAGGCGTTCGCGCTGTTCAACGTCTTCGCGACCACCGGTGCGCTGATCGGGCCGTTGCTCGGCAGTGTCCTGCTGCTGTTCGACTTCCGGGCCTCCGCGCTCACGGCCGCCGGGATCTTCGCGGTGCTGACCGTGGCGCAGGCGCTCGTGCTGCCGGCGCGGGCGGTGCCGAAGAGCACGGGCGGTGTGCTCGCGGACTGGCGTGAGGTGGTGGGCAACCGCGCGTTCCTGGCCTTCTCGCTCGCCATGGTCGGCATGTTCACCCTGGAGAACCAGCTGTATCTGCTGCTGCCCGACGGCGCCCGCCGGGCCACGGGCTGGGACGGCGCGGCCGGACTCGTCTTCCTGGTGGGCGCGCTCGCCAATCTCGCCCTGCAGATGCGCCTGACCCGGGCTCTGAAGGACCGCGGGCATCAGGCAATCGGTGTGGGGCTCGCCCTCATGGGTCTGGCCTTCCTGCCGCCGATGCTGGTGTCGGGGGCCTCGCCGGAGGTGTGGCACGCCGTGCCCGTCCTCGTCGGTGTCCTGTTCCTCTACGTCGGCGTCATGGTCGCCCAGCCCTTCGTGATGGAGCTGATCCCCGGCTTCGGGCGGCCTGAGCTGACCGGCACGTACTTCGGGATCTTCTACATGGTGTCCGGGATCGCGGCGGCCGTGGGCAACACGGTCGTCGGCTGGGCCATGGA from Streptomyces sp. NBC_00258 includes:
- a CDS encoding SAM-dependent methyltransferase, encoding MDLPRSFTIRESGHRIHNPFTSEKLATLGRALDLAPGTSVLDLACGSGEMLCTWARDHQVTGTGVDISTEFLAAAHARATELGVTDRVAFRHGDATGHVADEPVGVAACLGATWIGDGAAGTVELLRRSLAPGGIMLIGEPYWRREPQDQATVEGCHATTKDDFHPLPELLELFGRLGCDVVEMVLADQDSWDRYVAAQWLNTRRWLDAHPDDEMADEMREDLATGPVRHVRYQREYLGWGVFALMNR
- a CDS encoding ATP-grasp domain-containing protein, whose protein sequence is MAHLLVVESWVGSMSRLLPRAVREGGHEFTFLTRDLHHYLRSAPEGTAHPLLAARNVLTADTNDVDTLLPEAERLHGALGFDGVVTSCDYYLPTVARIAARLELPGPTPESVENACRKDTTRRVLGEAGVPGPRFAVCADRAEAEEAARELGFPLVVKPVDLCAGMYVRRVDDERELSDACRAIADFPVNARGQIRAPVLLLEELLDGPEVSVETVSFDGSTHVVGVTDKSVGGAPAFIETGHMFPAALAPGDTEAAQDTAVLAIKALGLDSVVAHTEIKLTAAGPRVVEVNPRPAGNRITELIRHVTGLDLAAACVEVALGRAPDLRRSETGLRSAAVGFLVPDATGTLEAIDGCDQVRGAQGVLEVQFAEPGRAVKAAGSNNEYLGHVMAGDAEGLGARARVESLLSGLRPRVNTR
- a CDS encoding Rossmann-like domain-containing protein, translating into MSATTGTGASAPAVQERAGRAAAPSATGPATSYDTTPPAGLDATPPASYDDLAGRVLAGRLGPDPRTLRIAVAFTTSQVVRHDGRRGGYRNEVLSLRLDRAVGSCAVEPGALSEDAVDDCAGADVARLLEHPLTPVRVAALDAYLMHVTPHTPENGALPRTLPAGSSLEKSRARAKAVVELLDVRPGQSVLVVGVVNSLLEALRSRGVPYIPCDLKGGRTEWGEPIATDAIAELDACDAVLASGMTLGNGSFEPLREHALRSGKQLVMFAQTGSAVLPRFLGAGVSAVCAEPYPFFWLDGGPGVIHRYGHWSGHPSDHRSGHRDGSTEAAL
- a CDS encoding PLP-dependent cysteine synthase family protein; its protein translation is MTTAALRPLTANPDLLALLGRTPLARVTTDLPCPQPGFWAKLEGLAAGGMKARAAVSMLLGARERGELRPGAPVVESTSGTLGIGLAFAGQALGHPIVLVGDTELEPSMRQLLRTYGVRLELVDRPAAVGGWQAARLARLRELLAVLPDAYWPDQYNNPDNIAGYASLAAELATQLDHLDVLVCSVGTGGHSAGVVGPLRRHWPGLRLIGVDATGSTIFGQPARPRLMRGLGSSIHPRNVAYEAFDEVHWVGPAESADACRRLARGSFVSGGWSTGAVALVSAWAARVHPGAVVATVFPDGPHRYLGTVYDDDFAAAHGLDPAGAATRPVEIPHPRAVEATGWVRCATVTDPLHTPLEGSP
- a CDS encoding mandelate racemase/muconate lactonizing enzyme family protein produces the protein MKATLRTVRLALAEPLRISRSTMAARDAVWLTVEHEGLTGHGEAVTSVYYGLDTAELERQLYEAGLDLGRFGDPENALRERPAGDRPPAVTAAVEAALLDLCGKRSGVPVHRLLGARSAPSARTARTIGIVPAERAAAQARSLAESGFTVIKVKAGAPDPEDDLDRIRAIASAAPRARLLLDPNGAWTSAQALQLLPRYAELGVEAVEQPLAPGDPEALARLAERSPLPLIADEDAVTYEDVRRLVGRVHGVNVKLAKCGGPYTALRIAELVEGSGTDLMLGCLTASTLGLAPSVHLADRARWADLDGHLLLADDPWTGIGGTDGVVRASDLPGLGVRERQVSREDAA
- a CDS encoding MFS transporter encodes the protein MKTLHEIRGFSPAIRLLLVNQLGVNTGFYLLIPYLATHLGEDLGMSAAVVGIVLGVRNLSQQGLFLIGGSAADRLGARGVIIAGCAVRTVGFALFALGDGLAVLLAASVLSGLAGALFNPAVRAYLSQEAGERKAEAFALFNVFATTGALIGPLLGSVLLLFDFRASALTAAGIFAVLTVAQALVLPARAVPKSTGGVLADWREVVGNRAFLAFSLAMVGMFTLENQLYLLLPDGARRATGWDGAAGLVFLVGALANLALQMRLTRALKDRGHQAIGVGLALMGLAFLPPMLVSGASPEVWHAVPVLVGVLFLYVGVMVAQPFVMELIPGFGRPELTGTYFGIFYMVSGIAAAVGNTVVGWAMDTGDERGASWLPWACCLVFGLASAGGVTWLRRLKALPERPVPVGATA